The following is a genomic window from Cupriavidus taiwanensis.
GCTGCTGCAGCGGCGCGGCCAGCCGGTGCCGGTGATCGACCTGCCCGCGCTCGCCACCGGCGTGCCCGCGGCGCTGCGCACCAGCACGCGCACGGTGCTGGTCCATTACCGCCGCGATCAAAGCGAGCCCGTGCGGCTGCTGGGCCTGCGCCTGGAAGCGGCCACCCAGACGCTGCGCTGCCCGGCGGATTCGTTCGTCGACGCCGGCATGTCCGGCGCCAGCCCGCGCTATCTCGGACCGGTGCGGCAGGATGCGCGCGGGCTGGTGCAATGGGTCAGGGTCGGCGCCCTGCTGCCGGACGTGGTCCACGCCATGCTGTTCGCCGACGCCGGGGAGCCCGCGTGAGCACCGCCGCGCACACCGCCGCGCATATCGAAGCCTTGCTGAAGGCCCGCATCGGCCTGGACGCCGGCGCCATCGGCAGCGGCGCGGTGGCGCGCGCCGTGCGCGAGCGCCAGCAGGCGCGGCAAGCGCCCGATGCCGAGGCCTATTGGCAGCTGCTGCAAGGCACCGCCGACGAATTCCAGGCGCTGATCGAGGCCGTGGTGGTGCCCGAGACCTGGTTCTTCCGCCACCGCGAAGCCTTGCTGACGCTGGGCCGCTTTGCCGCCGAACGCGCCTTTGCCGACGGCAGGCGCACGCTGCGGCTGCTGAGCCTGCCCTGCTCCACCGGCGAAGAACCGTATTCGATCGCCATGGCGCTGCTCGATGCGGGCGTGCCGCCGGGGCGCTTCTATATCGACGCGGTGGACATCAGCGCGCGTGCGCTGGCCCTTGCCCGCCAGGCGCAATACAGCGCGAACGCCTTCCGCAGCGCGCCGCTGGACTTCCGCGACCGCTACTTCACCGCCACGCCCGCCGGCTATGCGCTGGATGCGCGCGTGCGCGCGCAGGTGCGGCTGCTGCAGGGCAACCTGGTCGAGCCCGGCCTGCTGGCGGGCGAAGCGCCCTATGACTTTGTGTTCTGCCGCAACCTGCTGATCTACTTCGACGCCGCCGGGCAGCGGCAGGCGGTACAGACGCTGGTGCGCCTGACCATGGCCGACGGCCTGCTCTTCGTCGGGCCGGCCGAGGCCAGCGTGCTGAGCGCGCAGGGGCTGGAGCCGGTCGGCATCCCGCTGACCTTTGCCTTCCGCAAGCCGGCGGCCGCGGCGGCGCGGGCGAGGGCCCCGTCCCACCCGCCGCCGCACGCCACCCTGCCGCCCCGCATGGCCGCGCCGCCGCGACTGCCGCGCCCGCCGGCATCGATGCGTCCGGTGGCGGTGCGCTCGCCAACGCCGCCAGCATCACCGGGGGCAGCGCCGACCGCTGCGCCAGCGGCCGATGCGCACGCCGCCGCGCTGGCCGCGATCGCCGCCATGGCCGACCGCGGCGAACTGGACGCGGCCACCGCCGCATGCCTGGCGCTGCTCGACCACGCCGCGCCGGATGCCGGCGGCGGCGCCATGGCCAATGCCTATTGCATGCTCGGCGTGCTGCACGACGCCGCCGGCCGTGTCGCCCAGGCGCACGCGGCCTACCGCAAGGCGCTGTACCTGGATCCGTCGCACCAGGAAAGCCTGTATCACCTGGCCGCGCTGCTCGACACCGAAGGCGACCATGACGGCGCCACCCGCCTGCGCCAGCGCGCGCAGCGCCACTCCCGCAAGCACCATGGCTGAAACCCCGGTCCATCCCTTTGCCACCGTGGTGCGCGCCGAGGTCGACGACTGCTGGCGGCGCATCGGCGTGCGCGGCGACGGCAGCTGCCCGGCGCTGGCCGAGCACGCCCACTGCCGCAATTGCCCGACTTATGCGCAGGCCGCGGCCATGTTGCTGGATGCCCGCCAGCTGGAGCAAGACCTGCAGGACCTGCCCGAGGCCGCCGGCGCGGACAGCCACGGCAGCACCGACAGCGCCACCGCGCTGGCCTGCCTGGTGTTCCGCATCGGCGATGAATGGCTGGCGCTGCCCACCGCCGCGCTGGGCGAAGTCACCGCGCCGTGCCCGGTCCATTCGCTGCCGCACCGGCGCGACGCCGCCGTGCTGGGGCTGGCCGCGGTGCGCGGCAACCTGCTGGCCTGCCTGTCGCTGGCGCACCTGTTCGACGCCGGCGCCGCGCGCGCCGAGCCCGACGCCGCCGGCAGCCGCTTCCTGGTCCTGGGGCAAGGCCGCGCCGCGATCGCGCTGCCGGTGGCGGAGGTTTCCGGCATCGTGCGCGTGCAGCGCGCCGCGCTGCTGCCGCTGCCGGCCACGCTGGCGCGCGGCTCGGCGCGCTATACACAGGCGCTGTTCCTCGACCACGGGCGCAGCGTCGGCCTGCTCGACGCCGCGCAGGTCCGCCAGGCGCTGGCACGGAGCCTGGCATGAACCCCGAACAATTGCGCGACGCCTCGCTGCTGGAGCTGTTTGCGCTCGAAGCCGACGCGCAGGCCGAGATCCTCAACGCCGGCCTGCTGGCGCTGGAGCGCAACCCGGGCGCGCCCGGGCAGCTTGAAGCGTGCATGCGCGCGGCCCACTCGCTCAAGGGCGCGGCGCGCATTGTCGGGCTCGACGGCGGCGTGCGGCTGGCGCATGCCATGGAAGACTGCCTGGTCGCCGCCCAGGGCGGCATGCCGCTGGCTGCCGCGCATATCGATGCGCTGCTGCAGGGCACCGACCTGCTGCTGCGCATCGGCCATCCTCCCGGCGGCGACCCGGACTGGTCCGAGCACGCCGGCCGTGCCGAGATCGACGCGGTGGTGCAGCGGCTGCATTCGCTCGACGGCGGCAACGCGCCGGCGCAGCCCGCCACAACTGACGCGTCCGTGGCATCGCCGCTCCGCACCTCCGCCGCGCCACCTCCCCTCGACCCCGAACCGGCGCCACTGGCACCGTTGGCCGCGCACACCGCGGACGGCCCCGAGCGCATGCTGCGCATCAATGCCGATGCGCTGGACCAGCTGCTGGCGCTGTCGGGCGAGGCCATGGTCGAGTCGCACTGGCTGCGCCCCTTCGGCGCATCGCTGCAAAAGGCGCGGCGCCAGCAGGCGCGTGCGCTGCGCGCGGCCGACACGCTGCAGCAGGCCCTGCGCGAAACGCAGGAGTCCGGCGGCGCGCAGGCGTTATCCGCGGCCCAGGCGGCGCTGGCCGAGCTGCGCCAGCTGCTCGACGATGGCCACCAGCAACTGGCCGCGCGGCTGGACGAGTTCGAGCAGTACGACCACCGCGCCACGCGGCTGGCGCGCCGGCTCTATGACAGCGCGCTGGCGTCGCGCATGCGCCCGCTGTCCGACGGCCTGGCCGGCTACGCGCGCATGGTGCGTGACCTGGGCCGCGCGCTGGGCAAGTCCGTGCATCTGGAACTATCCGGCGCCGGCACGCAGGTCGACCGCGACATCCTCGAGGCGCTGGACGCGCCGCTGGCACACCTGCTGCGCAATGCCGTCGACCATGGCATCGAAGCCCCGGCGGTGCGCGAGGCACTCGGCAAACCCGCGGAGGGCCGCGTCACGCTGCACGCGCGCCACAACGCCGGCCGGCTGCAGATCGAGATCTCCGACGACGGCGCCGGGGTCGACCTCGAAGCGCTGCGGCGCGCCATCGTGCGGCGGCGGCTGGCCTCCGAAGAGACCGCGGCGCGGCTGTCGCAGGCCGAGCTGCTCGACTTCCTGCTGCTGCCCGGCTTCAGCATGCGCGACACCGTCTCCGAAGTCTCGGGCCGCGGCGTCGGCCTCGACGCGGTGCAGGAGATGGTGCGGCGCGTGCGCGGCAGCCTGCGCCTGACGCAGCAGCCGGGCCAGGGGCTGCACTTCAGCCTGGAGCTGCCGCTGACGCTGTCGGTGGTGCGCACGCTGCTGGTGGATGTCGCCGGCGAAGCCTATGCCTTTCCGCTGGGCCGCGTGCTGCGCGCGACCTCGGTGGCGCGCGGCGAGATCGAACAGACCGAGGGCCACCAGCATTTCCGCCACGAGGGCCGCGCCATCGGGCTGATCAGCGCGGCGCAGGTGCTGCAGCGGGCCGGGGCGGACCCTGGCGACGCGCGCGAGCGGGTCCCGGTGGTCATCATCGGCGAGGGCGAGCGCACCTATGGCATTGCCGTCGAGCGCATGCTGGGCGAACGCCTGCTGGTGGTGCAGCCGCTGCCCGCGGCGCTGGGCAAGGTGCGCGACATTGCCGCCGGCAGCCTGACCGACGACGGTACGCCGGTGCTGATCTTCGATGTCGAGGACATGATCCGCTCGGTCGAGAAGCTGGTGTCCGAGGGCCGCATCGAAGGCGTGCGGCAGCCGGCCGCGGCCATCACGCAGGCGCGCGCGCGGCGCGTGCTGGTGGTGGACGACTCGCTGACCGTGCGCGAGCTGCAGCGCAAGCTGCTGGCCGGGCGCGGCTATGACGTGACGGTCGCGGTCGACGGCATGGACGGCTGGAACGTGCTGCGCGCCGAGCCCTTCGACCTGGTCATCACCGACATCGACATGCCGCGCATGGACGGCATCGAGCTGGTGCGCCGCATCCGCCAGGACGCGGCGCTGCGCCAGCTGCCGGTGATGGTGGTGTCGTACAAGGACCGCGAGCAGGACCGCCAGCGCGGCCTGGAGGCCGGCGCGGACTATTATCTGGCCAAGGGCAGTTTCCACGACGCCGCGTTGCTCGACGCGGTCCAGGACCTGATCGGCGAGGCACGTCCATGAAAATCGGCATCGTCAATGATTCCGCGCTCGCGGTCGCCGCGCTGCGCCGCGCGCTGGCGCTGGATCCGTCGTTCGAGGTCGCGTGGATTGCCGGCGACGGCGCCCAGGCGGTGCAGATGGCCGCGCGCCAGACCCCGGACCTGATCCTGATGGACCTGCTGATGCCGGTGATGGACGGGGTCGAGGCCACGCGCCGGATCATGGCCGCCACCCCCTGCGCCATCGTGGTGGTGACCATGGATCTGGGCCGCAACGCCACCCAAGTCTTCGACGCGATGAGCCATGGCGCCATCGACGCGGTCGACACGCCCACGCTGGCCGAGGCCGATGCCCAGCTTGCCGCCGGGCCGCTGCTGCGCAAGCTGCGCAATATCGCACGGCTGCTCGCGGGCCGGGTGGCGCCGCAGCACGCGCTGGCGGTGGCGCCGCGCGCGGTCAGCGCGCCGCGGCTGGTGGCAATCGGCGCGTCGGCCGGCGGCCCGGCCGCGCTGGCCACGCTGCTGGGCGCGCTGCCGGCGGACTTCAGTGCCGCGGTGGTCACCGTGCAGCATGTCGACGAGGCCTTTGCCGCCGGCATGGCCGACTGGCTCGACGGGCAGTGCGCGCTGCCGGTGCGCATCGCCCGCGCCGGCGAGACCCCGCAGGCCGGCACCGTGCTGCTGGCCGGCACCAACGACCACCTGCGCCTGGCCACCCCAAGCCGGCTGGCCTACACCGAACAACCCTGCGATTACCTTTATCGCCCCTCCATCGACGTATTCTTCGAAAGCGTGGTGGAACAGTGGCGCGGCGACGTGATCGGCGTGCTGCTGACCGGCATGGGACGCGACGGCGCGCTTGGCCTGAAGGCGATGCGCGAGCGCGGCTTCCTGACCATCGCCCAGGACCGCGCCACCAGCGCCGTGTACGGCATGCCCAAGGCCGCCGCCGCGCTCGGCGCCGCCGCCGAGATCCTGCCGCTGCCGCGCATCGCCCCGCGGCTGGTGCAGGCGTGCGGCCCCGCCGCGCTGCCGTGGCCCGCGCCGCCCGCCTGAAAGCATGCAACGGGTTCCGGCCACGCCGGGACCGCGACAACAGGAATTGAACATGCAACCCGAATCCTCCAACCCACCCGCCGTGCCCGCGCCGGCACTCGCTGCCGACCGGCAGGAGTACCTTGCCATGGTGCTGCTGGTGGACGACCAGGCCATGGTCGGCGAAGCGGTGCGCCGCGCGCTGGCCACCGAGCCGGATATCGACTTCCATTACTGCGCGCAGCCGGACGAAGCGGTGGCCGTGGCGCAGCGCACCAAGCCCACCGTGATCCTGCAAGACCTGGTGATGCCGGGCGTGGACGGCCTGACGCTGGTGCAGCGCTATCGCGACAACCCCGCCACGCGCGATATCCCGATCATCGTGCTGTCGACCAAGGAAGAGGCCGCGACCAAGGGCGCGGCGTTTGCCGCCGGCGCCAACGACTACCTGGTCAAGCTGCCGGACAGCATCGAGCTGATTGCGCGCATCCGCTATCACTCGCGCTCGTACCTGAACCAGCTGCAGCGCGACGAAGCCTACCGCGCGCTGCGGCAAAGCCAGCAGCAGCTGCTCGAGACCAATCTGGAGCTGCAGCGCCTGACCAACTCAGACGGGCTGACCGGCTTGTCCAACCGGCGTTATTTCGACGAGTACCTCGGCGCGGAATGGCGGCGCGCGCTGCGCGAACAAAGCCAGGTGGCGCTGCTGATGATCGATGTCGATGCCTTCAAGGCCTACAACGACACCTACGGCCACGTCGCCGGCGACGAGGTGCTGCGCCGCATCGCCGCGGTGATCCGCGACAACTGCGTGCGCGCCACCGACCTGCCCGCGCGCTTCGGCGGCGAGGAGTTCGCCATGGTGCTGCCGGCGACCTCGCCCGGCGGCGTGCGGCTGCTGGCGGAGAAGGTGCGGCGCGCGGTGCAGGGGCTGGCCATCGCCCACAGCGGCTCGTCCACGCTCGACTGCGTCACCGTCAGCATCGGCGGCGCGGTGCTGGTGCCGCAGCCCGGCGCACAGCCAGCCACGCTGGTGGAAGCGGCCGATGCCGGCCTGTACCAGGCCAAGCGCAATGGCCGCAACCAGGTGATGATGGCGCAAGGCTGAACCGCGCCCGCAACAACCGGTTACACATCTCCTCGCCCGGCATCGCGGTTGCGCGGCCGCAGCCGCCGCGCCACGGGGCCTTGCGCCGCCAAGGCCGGCCGCCCCCGGTCCCGCGCAGGCACCACTTCCTGTCGGAATCGTCCGACATTGAATTCGGAGCGTTGCGCCTGCCTGGCCTACCGGTTCAAACCTATCGT
Proteins encoded in this region:
- a CDS encoding chemotaxis protein CheW, whose product is MKLFLLFRLGADHYALDAAEVAEVLPLTRLKQIPGAPAWVAGLLQRRGQPVPVIDLPALATGVPAALRTSTRTVLVHYRRDQSEPVRLLGLRLEAATQTLRCPADSFVDAGMSGASPRYLGPVRQDARGLVQWVRVGALLPDVVHAMLFADAGEPA
- a CDS encoding hybrid sensor histidine kinase/response regulator, which codes for MNPEQLRDASLLELFALEADAQAEILNAGLLALERNPGAPGQLEACMRAAHSLKGAARIVGLDGGVRLAHAMEDCLVAAQGGMPLAAAHIDALLQGTDLLLRIGHPPGGDPDWSEHAGRAEIDAVVQRLHSLDGGNAPAQPATTDASVASPLRTSAAPPPLDPEPAPLAPLAAHTADGPERMLRINADALDQLLALSGEAMVESHWLRPFGASLQKARRQQARALRAADTLQQALRETQESGGAQALSAAQAALAELRQLLDDGHQQLAARLDEFEQYDHRATRLARRLYDSALASRMRPLSDGLAGYARMVRDLGRALGKSVHLELSGAGTQVDRDILEALDAPLAHLLRNAVDHGIEAPAVREALGKPAEGRVTLHARHNAGRLQIEISDDGAGVDLEALRRAIVRRRLASEETAARLSQAELLDFLLLPGFSMRDTVSEVSGRGVGLDAVQEMVRRVRGSLRLTQQPGQGLHFSLELPLTLSVVRTLLVDVAGEAYAFPLGRVLRATSVARGEIEQTEGHQHFRHEGRAIGLISAAQVLQRAGADPGDARERVPVVIIGEGERTYGIAVERMLGERLLVVQPLPAALGKVRDIAAGSLTDDGTPVLIFDVEDMIRSVEKLVSEGRIEGVRQPAAAITQARARRVLVVDDSLTVRELQRKLLAGRGYDVTVAVDGMDGWNVLRAEPFDLVITDIDMPRMDGIELVRRIRQDAALRQLPVMVVSYKDREQDRQRGLEAGADYYLAKGSFHDAALLDAVQDLIGEARP
- a CDS encoding CheR family methyltransferase; translated protein: MSTAAHTAAHIEALLKARIGLDAGAIGSGAVARAVRERQQARQAPDAEAYWQLLQGTADEFQALIEAVVVPETWFFRHREALLTLGRFAAERAFADGRRTLRLLSLPCSTGEEPYSIAMALLDAGVPPGRFYIDAVDISARALALARQAQYSANAFRSAPLDFRDRYFTATPAGYALDARVRAQVRLLQGNLVEPGLLAGEAPYDFVFCRNLLIYFDAAGQRQAVQTLVRLTMADGLLFVGPAEASVLSAQGLEPVGIPLTFAFRKPAAAAARARAPSHPPPHATLPPRMAAPPRLPRPPASMRPVAVRSPTPPASPGAAPTAAPAADAHAAALAAIAAMADRGELDAATAACLALLDHAAPDAGGGAMANAYCMLGVLHDAAGRVAQAHAAYRKALYLDPSHQESLYHLAALLDTEGDHDGATRLRQRAQRHSRKHHG
- a CDS encoding chemotaxis protein CheW; the encoded protein is MAETPVHPFATVVRAEVDDCWRRIGVRGDGSCPALAEHAHCRNCPTYAQAAAMLLDARQLEQDLQDLPEAAGADSHGSTDSATALACLVFRIGDEWLALPTAALGEVTAPCPVHSLPHRRDAAVLGLAAVRGNLLACLSLAHLFDAGAARAEPDAAGSRFLVLGQGRAAIALPVAEVSGIVRVQRAALLPLPATLARGSARYTQALFLDHGRSVGLLDAAQVRQALARSLA
- a CDS encoding diguanylate cyclase — its product is MQPESSNPPAVPAPALAADRQEYLAMVLLVDDQAMVGEAVRRALATEPDIDFHYCAQPDEAVAVAQRTKPTVILQDLVMPGVDGLTLVQRYRDNPATRDIPIIVLSTKEEAATKGAAFAAGANDYLVKLPDSIELIARIRYHSRSYLNQLQRDEAYRALRQSQQQLLETNLELQRLTNSDGLTGLSNRRYFDEYLGAEWRRALREQSQVALLMIDVDAFKAYNDTYGHVAGDEVLRRIAAVIRDNCVRATDLPARFGGEEFAMVLPATSPGGVRLLAEKVRRAVQGLAIAHSGSSTLDCVTVSIGGAVLVPQPGAQPATLVEAADAGLYQAKRNGRNQVMMAQG
- a CDS encoding chemotaxis response regulator protein-glutamate methylesterase, whose amino-acid sequence is MKIGIVNDSALAVAALRRALALDPSFEVAWIAGDGAQAVQMAARQTPDLILMDLLMPVMDGVEATRRIMAATPCAIVVVTMDLGRNATQVFDAMSHGAIDAVDTPTLAEADAQLAAGPLLRKLRNIARLLAGRVAPQHALAVAPRAVSAPRLVAIGASAGGPAALATLLGALPADFSAAVVTVQHVDEAFAAGMADWLDGQCALPVRIARAGETPQAGTVLLAGTNDHLRLATPSRLAYTEQPCDYLYRPSIDVFFESVVEQWRGDVIGVLLTGMGRDGALGLKAMRERGFLTIAQDRATSAVYGMPKAAAALGAAAEILPLPRIAPRLVQACGPAALPWPAPPA